CGAGCCCTGGAAACACACCGTTCACAATTGAGATTTGTCACTCTTCGCGGCCATTGCCTTGCCTCCGTCGGCGGCAGAGCCGCCTCCTACAAGGTTATCGCGACCACTATAACCATTTTTATTCACCCTTGTTGAACCCGGCGATTTTATGCGGCATCCCTCTATCTCCATCCTTCCCTCCGTCGGCGGCGAAGCCGCATCCTACCATTTTTTCGCAGCTACCCAGGCTATCCTTCTGCGATTTTTTTCCGCGGCCAAAACTTGATCACATAAAAAGACCCCAGCATCAGCAACAGAACACCCCACCAGATGTCCGCATGCAGGCCCCATAGCCGGACCCGGGCATCAACCGGCGGCGGCGACAACCAATGGAACAGGCCGGCAGCCAGTATCAACAAACCGTAGATCAACACAATTCCACCGATAAAAAACCAGATCGGTATTTGTCTTTCATAGTGGCTTTCCATAGCTTCCTCACCAGAAAAGTAGATTGACGCTGATCAGCACCAACGCGACGACGCACGCCCAAAAGACGGGCTTTTGGTACCACGGACAGGGGGCCTCTTTGGGCCGCGGCGTAAGCCCCATCACCAGATTCTTGAGCTCTGCATCGGACTTGGGTTTGGTAAAAAGGCTCACCACCACGGTGATCAGCACGCACACCACCAAGGACCACCAGCCGCTGTACATGTTCACGGCCATAGGCTTTGCCTTTTCTGAACGCGCGATGACCTTGGCATGATCCGGATTGAACGCAGCCGGCGCAAACCGCTTGGAAAGAAAAGTCGAATGCACCTCCACCCCGGGTTTCAGGTAGACCAGAACGCCCTCAACGCCGAATTGATGTTTCTCCCGGGAATCAGCCATCATCACCTCGGGCGCGAGGATCTGAACCGGAGTGATGCCGTTTTTCACCGGCAGTGCAACCGGCAACGCCACAGGCACGTCTTGCACCGTGATCGCCTGTCCGGAGTCGAATCCCGGCACCGGCACATTGACCAGATCCACCCGGCCGCTTTCGATCACGATCAGCGACGGCGCTTCCGAGCCGCCCTGTTCCATCGTCTCCATACTCACCACCGCTCCCGGCGCCAGCGTCGCCTTGGGTTGCGGTTTATAGCCGTCCGGAAAGGTGTGCACATACGCCCACATGCTGATGGAAAAAAGAATGGCGATTAAAAATCCCCAGAATCCGCCGGCCGGCGTCGCCCGCTTCCACAACATGCCGAGGATCACGGTGCCGAACAACGGCACGATGAAAAAGAAAACCAGGACCTGAAGATACTCGAGGATGTTGGAAAAGTAGAACAGAGAGTAAGCGGTAAGAATGGAGATAAGAATGCCGATCACCGAACTCCAGCGCCCCATGGCCAGATAGTGCCGATCCGTGGCCTTCTTGTTGAGCAGAGGTTTATAGACATCATAGGTCCAGACCGTGGCAAAGGCGCTGACGTTGCCGGCCATGCCGGACATAAAGCCGGCGATCATGGCCGTCACGCCAAGCCCGAGCAGGCCCGGCCCCAGATACTGGCCCATGAGCAACGGCAGAACATCGTTGAACGTATGATGGGTGATGCCCGCGCGTGGATCGCTTTCCGGCACCAGAACCATGGTGGAGCCGTCGGGATTGAAAAGCACCGCCAGTCCCAGAAGACCCGGAATGGTGACGATGAGCGGCACCAACATCTTGAGCGCAGCGCCGATGAGCGTTCCGTTCTGCGCGGAACGAAGGTCCTTGGCCACGATGACGCGCTGAACCTGGAGAAAATCCGTGCACCAGTAACCGAATCCCACCGCAATGCCGAAGCCAAAGATCATGCCGAACCAGTCGATGCCCATGGGATTGCTGGCAAAAGAGCCCAGATTGCGCCACAGACTGGTAAAGTCGGCGTTCTGCACCGTCGGGTGGATGACCGTCACGTTTTTCTGTATGGTGGCCATCAGGTTGTTCCAGCCGCCGGCGTCGATAAGGCCGAGGATGGGGATGAGCAGCGATCCCAACCAAATAAGAAAAAACTGCAGCACTTCGTTGAACACCGCGGACAGCAGCCCGCCCAGAGTCACATAGATCGCCACGGTGATCGAGGCCACCCAGATGCTGACGTTCATGTCCCAGCCCAGCAGCAGGTTTAAGATTTTCGCCATGGCGAACATGCTGGCGCCGCTGACCGCCACGGTCATCACGCTGAACGAGATGCCGGCGACCGAGCGCGCCCCTTCTCCATAGCGCATCTGCAGATAGCCGGGAACCGAGTGCGTCCTGGAGATATAGTAAAAGGGCATCATCACCACAGCGAGAAACAGAATCGCCGGAATGGCGCCGATGAGATAGGCGTGCGCGCCCAGCATGCCGTACTGGTAGGCCATGGCGCTCCAGCCCATGGTCTCCAGGGAACTGAGGTTGGCGGAGATAAAACTAAGCCCGGCGATCCAGGCCGTCATCTTTCTGCCGGCAAGAAAAAAATCCTCACCCGTGCCGGCGAATTTTTTCAGATAAAAGCCGATGGCCAGCACGACGAGGAAATAGATCACAATGATAAACAGATCGATGGGGCTCAATCGCAGCAAGCTGGAGGCGCCTGCTGAAGCGCTGAGAATCGAGAAGAAAACCATGGCAGCTCTCGCGTTAAGTGGACGATTGTTTTACAGTCAATGTAGGGATTACTTGAAAAAGTTAAAAGGGTTTTTTACAATTTGCTTGCGATTTTGCGTGAGTTTAGTTACACTATCAACAATCCGAGGGCGTTGGCCTGCAGGCGGCCACGCACCTTCGACACGATGCCGGTATCGTTGACTCCTGCCGCTACAGGACCACAGCGACGCTTGGAGAATTTCGCCCGGCTTTATAGAACACGGATCGTTCATTTTTTAAAGGAATTTTATGAAGCGCATTCTTCTCGGTCTGTTCTGCTTTTCGGCCATGGCCATGGGGGCCGGCCCGCATACCATGCCTTTGCGCAGCAATGGCACAGTCGTGGCCTGGCTCGTGGCGTTGCCGCTGCCCAACGATCAAGTCAACACGCCCGGAAGAGGCTGCTCGGGTTTTTATATCGATTGGTTGGCCGCCATGGGCGGTGAGGCCGCAGCCATGCCCCAAGAAGGAGAACGCCTCTCCTTTGCCCCGGACAAGTCCATCGCCTGGCAGCCGGTGTATACCGATAGTTCAGGGATAATCAATTTTCTCAACCTGATCGGCGGAACCAGTGACGGTCCGGCCGTGGCCTATGCGTTTTGCATCATCCACTCGCCGTCTGCGCGCAAAGTGACGCTGCAGGCCGGCAGCGACGACGCCATTCGCCTGTGGCTGAATCAGGATCTGGTGCTCGATCATCATATTCATCGCCGATTGATCCCGGGCGAGGAACAAATCACCGTCTCCCTGGTGAAGGGCGAGAACCGCCTTCTCGCCAAAATCGATCAGGCCGGCGGCCATTGGGGTTTTCATTTTGCCCTCAACCCCTCGGAAAACCCATCCTGCGCCAGCACCATCACGCTGTTGAATCCACCCAAGTCTAAAATATTCAACGCCCGGCTGCAGACAACCGCTCTGCGGGTGAAAACGGATGCCGGTGAGCGGCAGAAAGCCAGATTGGAGATCATCACCTCAGGCCTTGCCAACGGCGTGTGTAAAATCTCCCAGCCGGATTGGACAGCGCCTGTCAGCGTCAAGCTCGGCTCATTGCCTGCAGGCGTATGCTTTCGCGATGTTCTTCTGCCGATCCCGCCGTCTACAAAACCGCTGCAAGCGGTGATCACATCTGGGGCAGAGCACTATACTTTGCCCGCTGTTCCGGCTTCGGCCATGAAACCGTGGACGGTGTATCTGGTTCAGCATGTTCATACCGATATCGGCTACACTCGTCCGCAGACGGAAATTTTGCCAGAGCACCTGCGCTACATCGATTATGCGCTGGACTTTTGCGATCTCACCGATGCCTATCCGGAGGACAGCAAATTCCGCTGGACCTGCGAAACTTCCTGGGCGGTGCGCGAGTACCTCGCCTGCCGGCCGCAAAAGCAGATCGATCGTCTGAAACAGCGTATTGCCCAAGGACGCATCGAAGTGACCGGCATGTTCCTCAACATGTCCGACATCGCCGATGAAGCCACTCTGGCCGCGTCGCTGCAGCCGTTGGAAGAATGCCGCCGAGTGCTGCAAGCGCCCATCGTGACCGCCATGCAAAACGATGTCAACGGCCTGGCCTGGTGTCTGGCGGACTATTTTCACGAGACGGGAATCCGCTACGTCTCCATGGGCATCAACAAGACCCGCTCGCTGCTGCCCTTTGACCGTCCGACGGCGTTCTGGTGGGAGTCCCCTTCCGGAAAAAGAGTGCTGGCCTGGAGGCCGGACCATTATCACACCGGCAATAATTTCGAAATCCATCAGGGCAGACTCGATCTTTTTGAACCCCTGCTGTTGGCGTATCTGCAGTCACTGGAAGAGAACGGCTATCCATTTGACCGCATCGCCGTGCAGTATTCCGGCTATCGTACCGACAACTCACCGCCGGCTATGATCGAATGCGATCTGGTCAAAGCCTGGAACGAAAAATACATCTCTCCGAAACTGCGTATCGCCACAGCCCGCGAATTCCTCGATTATGTCGCCGCTCATCACAGCGATCAACTGCCGGTGCATCGGCAGGCCTGGCCTGATTGGTGGACCGATGGATTCGGCTCAGCGGCGCGGGAGACCGCCGCCGCCCGGCAAATGCAGATCGCGACGCAAGTCAACCAGGGTTTGCTGACCATGGCGCGGCTGCAAGATCTGGCGCTGCCTGCGGGCATCGAGGATCGTATTCGGCTGGCCACGGACGCCCTGTTGTTCTACGACGAACACACTTTCGGCGCCGCCGAGAGCATCAGCGACCCTCTGGCAGAGAACACCATGATCCAGTGGGGCGAAAAATCCTCCTACGCGTGGGAAGGCGTCAAGCGAACCACTATGCTGCGCGAGGAGTGCATGGGGGTGCTGCAAAATCTGATCCCACGCAGCCAGGCGCCGACGATAGCGGTGTTCAACACCTTGAACTGGCCGCGCTCAGGCCTGATTGAAACTTTTATCGACAACGAAATGCTGCCGGCTGACAAAAGCTTCCGCATCATCGATGCAGAGACCGGTGAAAGCGTGGCGGCGCAGAAATTGACCAGCCGCCATGAAGGCGCCTATTGGGCGCTGTGGGCCAAAGAGGTGCCGGCGCTGGGATATAAATGCTACCGCATTCTTTCACTCGATGAAAAAGCTAAAGCCAGAGTGCCGGAGGCAAAAGGCGAGCCGGTGATCGATAACGCTTTTTATCGCCTGCAGGTGGATCCCCATACCGGCGCAATCTCTTCGCTGCAGGACAAAGAAACCGGCGCCGAGCTGGTAGACGGCAACAGCCCCTGGCAGCTCGGACAATTCATCTATGAAAAACTGAACGGGGATCGTAACTCTTTCCGCGGCGAATTACTCCGCTCTTCGTTGCAGGAGGTTAAGGTCGAACCTCAGGCAGACGGACCGGTGTGGAAGAGCCTGCTCATCAAAGGGGAGGCCGAGGGGCTGCAGCCCGGTGCCGGTTTTCAATGCGAGGTTCGGCTGTATGAAACGGAGAAACGCATCGAGCTGATCTATAGAGGCCGTAAACTGCCGATCAGCGCACCGGAAGCGGTCTACATCGCTTTTCCCTTCGCCCTGCGCAACAGCCGGACGTTCTATGAATGCCAGGGCGGCATGGTCACTCCCGGCGCTGGTCAGATTCCCCGCTCTGCATCCGACTGGCAAGCGATACAGAATTATGCGCTGTTGCAAGGGCAGGAAGCCCAGATCGTCTGGGGCAGCCGCGATATTCCGCTGGTGCAGCTCGGCGAGATCAATTTGGGCAAATGGATGGAAACGACGGAGATAAAAACGCCGCACCTCTACTCATGGGTCATGAATAATTACTGGTTCACCAACTTTCTCGCCAAACAGGAGGGCGAACTGGTCTGGCGCTATTACCTGACCTCTCAATCAACTCACAACCCTGTTGCCGCCGCGCGTTTCGGCTGGGGCTCAGCCGTGCCGCTGGCAGTCCGTGTGCTTGCGCCCGGCGCCGCCGCAAAACAAAAACCGAGTTTTTCCGGCCTGGCCGCCTGGCCGGACAATGTATTGATGGTGAGCAGCCGGCCGGCGCGGAACGGCGGCGGCGTGGTGCTGCAGCTGCGCGAAACCGCGGGACGCGAGGCATCGATCCGCATCGATGAACTGTTGCATGGCAAAAGCCTCAAAACCAAATCAGTTGTCAATGTTCTGGAAGAACCGCTGAATGGGCTGGATCAGACGCTTTCTTTGCAACCATATGAGGTGAAATTGGTGAAATTGGAATGGCAATGAGTAGAACGAAATCAGAAACAGAATCCGGCTCCTTCACAGACGTGAGCTGGAACTGGAGCGTTATTTTTTTTGCCTTGTTGGCTTCTTTATATTTCAACCAACTTGTATTTCAATGGAATCACGAATGCAAGCTATGTAAACTGGAGTATTTGCTGAACGGTACTGCTTTAAAACCGTTCCAGTATCGGGTACTGATCCCATGGTTGATCCAAGGCATCGTGTCGGTTATCAATCTAGCTGAGCACACCGCGACGATATGCCGATGGATCAACTTTTTCTTCTTGTTCGCTTTTATCATGGCCTTTCAATACTGGGCCCATATAACAATTGGAAATAAAAAAGCGTCACTCCTTGCCGTCTTGATCATTCTCTACATGATGCCGTTTCATTATTTATTGCTGCGTCAAGGCAACCTTTGGTATCCCTGGGATATGTCCACGTTATTCTTTTTTACGCTCGGATTAATCGCCCTCTATCAAGAAAAATGGCGACTGTTTTATCCGCTGCTTGCAGTGGCCACTTTCAACAAAGAGACCACCTGTTTTTTAATCTTGATCTTTTTCTACGCAGAGATCGGTCGTTTGAATTGGAAACAGATGGCGACGCATCTAACGACTGGAACAGCTGTGTGGTTGGCGGTTAAACTTGCACTCTATCTACACTTTCAGAATGGGACGTCCAGCGCGCTTTTTGAGAATAAATTGCGCAGTAACCTGCAATTCATAGCCACGCTTCCAAATCTTTTATCGATATTCAGCCTGTTTGGCTTTTTGTGGCTGCCGGTGCTGATATATTATCGTAGGATCAAGAATCATTTCATTCAACGCGCCCTGTTGACGACTCCCATTTTTTTCCTGGGCATGCTGTTTGTTGGCAACATTTTTGAACTGCGAGTTTTCAGCGAAATGATCCCTCTGATCGGCCTAGCCGTTCTATGGATTATCAACGACCGGTTCATGAGGGAAGAGGATTAAGAATCCGACTGTTGCATCGATACCCAACGGAGTAAAAGGCCGTATGAGCATCCCAAAGAACACCATCTTACATCTTGTAATTCTCCTTTGCCTGCTGGCCATAAAACCAGCCTTGGCCGGTTCTACTCACACCGGCGTCATCACCATCGCCGGCGGCCAGTTCCCGGTCTCGACCGATGTGCAGGTGAACGCCGACTGGATTCTAAAGCAGATGCGTGAAGCCAAACAAAAAGGCGCTGACATCATCCACTTTCCCGAATGCGCGCTGTCCGGTTACGCAGGCGTGGATTATTCCACGCTGGCCCATTTTGATTGGCCAGGACTGCAGGAACAAACGCAACGGATCATGGCAGCAGCCGATTCATTGGATCTCTGGGTTCTGCTGGGCAGCATGCACCGGCTGAGCGGCGAGAACAAACCGCATAACAGCGTCTATGTAATCAACTCGGAGGGCCGCATCGTCGACCGCTATGATAAACGCTTTTGCACTGACCGCGATCTGGACTTTTTCACGCCAGGAGATCATCTGGTCACTTTTACGCTGAACGGCGTTTCCTGCGGCGTTCTGATCTGTTTCGACGTGCGGTTCCCAGAGTTATATCGGGCTTTAGTGCAGGAGAAGGTCCACATCGTTTTCCACTCGTTTTACAACGCCCGGCAGAAAAAAGGCAGCATTCATCCGATGATTATGCCGGTCACCTGCCAGGCCTATGCCGGCATCAATCATGTCTTTATTTCCATGACCAACTCTTCCGCTAAACACAGCTGGCCCTGCCATTTCATCACTCCGGACGGTCGTATCGAGAAAAAACTGAAAACCGACAAGCCGGGCGTGCTCATCTCGACGGTCGATCTGGGAAAAAACTATTATGATCCCAGCGCCCATTTTCGCATGGATGCCATCAACGGCAAATGGAACAGCGGGACGATCGTGGAGGATGAGCGGTCAAAAAATCGGACAGCGCTTTAGCAGGAGATTTATTTATCGTTCCCAAGTTCGAGAGCCTGGGTGAGGAAAATCATACGTAAATCATTTCC
This bacterium DNA region includes the following protein-coding sequences:
- a CDS encoding carbon-nitrogen hydrolase family protein; amino-acid sequence: MSIPKNTILHLVILLCLLAIKPALAGSTHTGVITIAGGQFPVSTDVQVNADWILKQMREAKQKGADIIHFPECALSGYAGVDYSTLAHFDWPGLQEQTQRIMAAADSLDLWVLLGSMHRLSGENKPHNSVYVINSEGRIVDRYDKRFCTDRDLDFFTPGDHLVTFTLNGVSCGVLICFDVRFPELYRALVQEKVHIVFHSFYNARQKKGSIHPMIMPVTCQAYAGINHVFISMTNSSAKHSWPCHFITPDGRIEKKLKTDKPGVLISTVDLGKNYYDPSAHFRMDAINGKWNSGTIVEDERSKNRTAL
- a CDS encoding sodium/solute symporter (Members of the Solute:Sodium Symporter (SSS), TC 2.A.21 as described in tcdb.org, catalyze solute:Na+ symport. Known solutes for members of the family include sugars, amino acids, nucleosides, inositols, vitamins, urea or anions, depending on the system.), whose translation is MVFFSILSASAGASSLLRLSPIDLFIIVIYFLVVLAIGFYLKKFAGTGEDFFLAGRKMTAWIAGLSFISANLSSLETMGWSAMAYQYGMLGAHAYLIGAIPAILFLAVVMMPFYYISRTHSVPGYLQMRYGEGARSVAGISFSVMTVAVSGASMFAMAKILNLLLGWDMNVSIWVASITVAIYVTLGGLLSAVFNEVLQFFLIWLGSLLIPILGLIDAGGWNNLMATIQKNVTVIHPTVQNADFTSLWRNLGSFASNPMGIDWFGMIFGFGIAVGFGYWCTDFLQVQRVIVAKDLRSAQNGTLIGAALKMLVPLIVTIPGLLGLAVLFNPDGSTMVLVPESDPRAGITHHTFNDVLPLLMGQYLGPGLLGLGVTAMIAGFMSGMAGNVSAFATVWTYDVYKPLLNKKATDRHYLAMGRWSSVIGILISILTAYSLFYFSNILEYLQVLVFFFIVPLFGTVILGMLWKRATPAGGFWGFLIAILFSISMWAYVHTFPDGYKPQPKATLAPGAVVSMETMEQGGSEAPSLIVIESGRVDLVNVPVPGFDSGQAITVQDVPVALPVALPVKNGITPVQILAPEVMMADSREKHQFGVEGVLVYLKPGVEVHSTFLSKRFAPAAFNPDHAKVIARSEKAKPMAVNMYSGWWSLVVCVLITVVVSLFTKPKSDAELKNLVMGLTPRPKEAPCPWYQKPVFWACVVALVLISVNLLFW